One genomic region from Quercus robur chromosome 4, dhQueRobu3.1, whole genome shotgun sequence encodes:
- the LOC126723352 gene encoding UMP-CMP kinase 3-like, whose amino-acid sequence MGSVVESTNKEVNGSVAVKNPTVVFVLGGPGSGKGTQCANIVEHFGYTHLSAGDLLRAEIKSGSENGTMIQNMIKEGKIVPSEVTIKLLQRAMQENGNDKFLIDGFPRNEENRAAFEEVTKIEPAFVLFFDCPKEEMERRLLSRNQGREDDNIETIRKRFKVFLESSLPVIEHYTAREKVRKIDAGRPVEQVFESVKAVFTPKDEKAD is encoded by the exons ATGGGATCGGTTGTTGAATCTACAAACAAG GAGGTTAATGGAAGCGTAGCTGTGAAGAACCCTacagttgtttttgttttag GTGGCCCGGGTAGTGGAAAGGGTACCCAATGTGCAAATATTGTTGAACACTTTGGTTATACCCATCTCAGTGCTGGTGATCTTCTCCGAGCAGAAATCAAATCTGGTTCTGAAAATGG CACCATGATTCAGAACATGATTAAAGAAGGAAAGATTGTTCCCTCGGAGGTAACCATTAAGCTTCTCCAACGAGCAATGCAGGAAAATGGAAATGACAAATTTCTTATTGATGGTTTTCCTCGCAATGAGGAAAATCGAGCAGCGTTTGAGGAAGTT ACAAAAATTGAGCCAGCATTTGTCCTGTTTTTTGATTGTCCTAAAGAAGAGATGGAGAGGCGTCTTTTGAGTAGGAACCAG GGAAGGGAAGATGATAACATTGAAACCATTAGGAAGCGGTTTAAGGTTTTCTTGGAATCTAGTCTCCCTGTGATTGAGCACTATACCGCTAGGGAGAAAGTTCGAAAG ATTGATGCTGGAAGGCCTGTTGAACAGGTTTTTGAGTCAGTTAAAGCTGTATTTACCCCTAAAGATGAGAAG GCTGATTGA